The following are encoded in a window of bacterium SCSIO 12643 genomic DNA:
- a CDS encoding WG repeat-containing protein, whose product MKLFGSILVWCMLCFYMNANAQNWGWELIPVQDGDEWYYVNEMGQRWSTHSYEDALAFSYIYAAVKVNGKYGVIDRRENIIIEPQYDFIKSHFDTFMVVLSGDTFWVDAENNPDFKRRKVSEYSNRDWQKKIISEGDKMGVLDEYGDTLIEPIYNKAELFKNTYAIIVYNEEGKLGVFNNYGNMIFPPELDSIQLLNSNVIQVYKNGKIGAVDRLGRLLALPKYDELYFDYPRFPYVILEDGRVGYIFKGNEYWK is encoded by the coding sequence ATGAAGTTGTTCGGAAGCATATTGGTTTGGTGTATGTTGTGTTTTTATATGAATGCGAATGCGCAAAACTGGGGATGGGAGTTGATTCCTGTTCAAGATGGAGATGAGTGGTACTATGTGAATGAAATGGGGCAACGTTGGAGTACTCATTCATATGAAGATGCGTTGGCATTTTCATATATATATGCAGCTGTTAAAGTTAATGGAAAATATGGAGTGATAGATCGGAGAGAAAATATAATTATTGAACCTCAGTATGATTTTATAAAATCTCATTTTGATACTTTTATGGTGGTGCTTTCGGGAGATACTTTTTGGGTGGATGCTGAAAATAACCCTGATTTTAAAAGAAGAAAAGTATCTGAGTATTCTAATAGAGATTGGCAGAAAAAAATAATTAGTGAGGGAGATAAGATGGGGGTTCTAGATGAATATGGTGATACGTTAATTGAGCCTATTTATAACAAAGCAGAATTATTTAAGAATACTTATGCTATTATAGTATATAACGAAGAAGGAAAACTGGGGGTGTTTAATAATTATGGAAATATGATATTTCCACCAGAATTAGACTCCATCCAATTGCTAAACTCTAATGTAATTCAAGTATACAAGAATGGTAAGATTGGCGCAGTTGATAGATTAGGTAGGTTATTGGCTCTACCAAAGTATGATGAATTGTATTTTGATTATCCACGTTTTCCTTATGTTATTTTAGAAGATGGGCGGGTTGGCTATATTTTTAAAGGAAATGAGTATTGGAAATAA
- a CDS encoding WG repeat-containing protein: protein MIKYILILIFWSTSFGLWAQTDDPILIPFRDCKQWYYVNEKGERVGDQVYDFAEPFTRLYAAIMINGKYGFIDQNQKIIIEPQYDYATTRFGVLTVVLDGNTFRVNRDNTRDNRVGCGTRDFMPSTMKEIFKKDNKMGVLDEYRDTLVPPIYKKIEIPYSTEAIIVYTEEGKIGIYNNYGKMIFPAEQDSIEIVSEYVIKVGKEGKYGAVNRLGRLIVRQKYDNLHFDYFNMPYTINEKGRKGYIYKGKEYWSDCKCFLKK, encoded by the coding sequence ATGATTAAATATATATTGATATTGATTTTTTGGAGTACTTCATTTGGTCTTTGGGCACAAACTGATGACCCCATATTGATCCCATTTCGGGATTGTAAACAATGGTATTATGTAAATGAAAAAGGAGAACGAGTAGGTGATCAGGTTTACGATTTTGCAGAACCATTTACAAGGCTTTATGCTGCGATTATGATCAATGGTAAATATGGGTTTATAGATCAAAATCAAAAAATCATAATTGAACCACAGTATGATTATGCAACAACTCGTTTTGGTGTTTTGACAGTAGTTTTAGATGGTAATACTTTCAGAGTAAATAGAGATAACACCCGAGATAATCGAGTGGGGTGTGGAACAAGAGATTTTATGCCTAGTACTATGAAAGAGATCTTTAAAAAAGACAATAAAATGGGGGTGCTGGATGAGTATAGAGATACACTTGTTCCTCCTATATACAAGAAAATAGAAATACCGTATAGTACTGAAGCCATTATTGTTTATACCGAAGAAGGAAAAATAGGGATTTATAATAACTATGGAAAAATGATATTTCCTGCGGAACAGGATTCTATTGAAATAGTAAGTGAGTATGTGATCAAAGTCGGTAAAGAAGGAAAGTATGGAGCGGTTAACCGATTGGGAAGGTTAATAGTTCGTCAAAAATATGATAACCTACATTTTGATTATTTTAATATGCCTTATACCATAAATGAAAAAGGTCGTAAAGGATATATTTATAAAGGGAAGGAATATTGGAGTGATTGTAAATGTTTTTTGAAAAAATGA
- a CDS encoding T9SS type A sorting domain-containing protein has protein sequence MKRIYLFCLSFILSLHLSASMVTDPVVLQGIIQNGILHAGFIFEGEVISTQSYWNPEHNYIYTANQVRVINVWKNTQNEVTVFGKEQLVEVITHGGTVGDTSLSITHNISFVPGQRGMFMCKSAVVPINPISTTPLAFQFELFDGLYMDYNREDYIISATYGSIKFECVEELYELIDPTYISDCLGFYDDPNLLDQKYNDMIAIQQSMYQVAQSSAPFGKITYLMKNARSIQVGGVAKFIVEIWAQTDKQGMYLTSSNVELQFSELAFGPTPVGLNRVKVFKGGFLYGNYAGQPRYILPPAIDLPSSNSGYGVIGFGSHTNDDTKEPIEMLQYTPVQLFIVEIEIQNCNELPELIFTNTTNMRDLSGYVSKMPPNYPFKWSDYKRFAQIDASDDVNDPMCETSIVSMNPTKVNAGNADITGTYAAPAVINGDVVTINGHFFGSQKGSIKMRNTDHLDTTLIWVSLDTDYDIISWSDNQIKFRVPSTIPFNYTSTNQLKVPGSGKVKVITKPTPNTVSNEVVSHDKLIVGYSRRNISRNVLPKPFKSKLYLTGPNQVADANGVNSYPGIEFYLDPNLVALNTKVKPCIEEAMNGWICATEVRFGLSNTLLQPNQAKQVQDNISMIQLGAPVSSGIASSLAFTYLWTTSCTHWSTNLPIEYTYEMDMLFSNTSIYTNNFWYDETRLQAQPPILYDFYSIALHEFGHALLLNHVNQKEQIMKSGTQTSSYGFHYWDRKINLTPDDIAGAKAVVQESSNLQFSDCSGGAPIDAMVPLILNNCNMPTKINEVEGALSETVLYPNPVKEQLTISFPIRESSEVYFEIYTIDGKQIYQSATQRLDRGTQELFWNTSKISKGVYLVDLWINNQKQTLKWVKL, from the coding sequence ATGAAAAGAATTTACCTGTTTTGTTTAAGTTTTATACTTAGCCTTCATTTGTCCGCTTCGATGGTTACCGATCCGGTCGTTTTGCAGGGGATCATCCAAAATGGAATTCTCCATGCCGGATTTATTTTTGAAGGAGAAGTCATCTCTACACAATCGTATTGGAATCCTGAACATAATTATATCTATACCGCCAATCAGGTTCGAGTGATCAACGTATGGAAAAACACCCAAAATGAAGTAACTGTTTTTGGGAAAGAACAATTGGTGGAAGTGATTACCCATGGGGGAACTGTAGGTGATACTTCGTTATCGATTACCCATAACATCAGCTTTGTACCCGGTCAACGGGGAATGTTTATGTGTAAGAGTGCGGTTGTACCCATTAATCCAATATCGACTACTCCTTTGGCCTTTCAGTTTGAATTGTTTGATGGATTGTATATGGATTACAATCGAGAAGATTATATCATATCGGCCACCTACGGCTCCATTAAATTTGAATGTGTAGAAGAATTATATGAGCTGATCGATCCTACTTATATATCCGATTGTTTAGGGTTTTATGATGATCCTAATCTATTAGACCAAAAATATAATGATATGATAGCTATACAACAAAGCATGTATCAAGTAGCGCAGAGTTCTGCACCTTTTGGCAAGATTACCTATTTAATGAAAAATGCACGTTCTATTCAGGTTGGAGGTGTGGCTAAATTTATTGTGGAAATCTGGGCTCAAACCGATAAGCAGGGAATGTACTTGACTTCATCTAATGTTGAATTACAATTTAGTGAATTGGCTTTTGGTCCAACACCTGTAGGCTTAAATCGGGTGAAAGTATTTAAAGGAGGATTTTTATATGGCAATTATGCAGGTCAACCAAGATATATATTACCACCAGCGATTGACTTACCATCTAGCAATTCAGGGTATGGGGTAATTGGTTTTGGATCTCATACAAATGATGATACCAAGGAGCCAATAGAAATGTTACAATATACTCCGGTACAATTGTTTATCGTGGAAATAGAGATTCAAAACTGTAATGAATTGCCTGAATTGATTTTTACCAATACTACGAATATGAGAGATTTATCCGGATATGTTTCGAAAATGCCTCCGAACTATCCGTTTAAGTGGTCAGATTATAAACGTTTTGCGCAAATTGATGCCTCGGATGATGTAAATGACCCAATGTGTGAAACGAGTATAGTATCAATGAATCCAACTAAGGTCAATGCCGGAAATGCGGATATTACAGGAACATATGCTGCTCCTGCGGTAATCAATGGTGATGTCGTAACGATTAATGGGCATTTTTTTGGAAGTCAAAAAGGAAGCATCAAGATGAGAAATACCGATCATTTGGATACCACGCTTATATGGGTATCATTAGATACCGATTATGATATTATATCCTGGAGTGATAATCAAATAAAGTTTCGAGTTCCATCAACTATTCCATTTAATTACACCAGTACAAATCAGCTAAAAGTTCCTGGGAGTGGAAAAGTCAAAGTGATTACGAAGCCTACTCCTAATACGGTGTCCAATGAAGTGGTTTCTCATGATAAATTAATCGTGGGATATTCCCGAAGAAATATAAGTAGGAATGTATTACCAAAACCGTTTAAAAGTAAATTATATTTAACCGGTCCAAATCAAGTTGCGGATGCCAATGGGGTAAATTCCTATCCGGGGATAGAGTTTTATTTAGACCCGAATTTGGTAGCGTTAAACACAAAAGTTAAACCTTGTATAGAAGAAGCGATGAATGGATGGATTTGTGCGACCGAGGTGAGGTTTGGGTTATCCAACACTTTATTACAACCGAATCAGGCAAAACAAGTACAAGACAATATATCGATGATTCAATTGGGTGCCCCTGTGAGTTCAGGAATTGCGAGTTCTTTAGCATTTACATATTTATGGACCACCAGTTGTACCCATTGGTCCACGAATTTACCCATTGAATATACCTATGAAATGGATATGCTTTTTTCGAATACTTCAATTTATACAAACAATTTTTGGTATGATGAGACCCGGTTACAGGCGCAACCTCCGATATTATATGATTTTTATTCGATTGCGCTTCATGAGTTTGGACATGCTTTACTTTTAAATCATGTGAATCAAAAAGAGCAGATTATGAAGTCGGGGACACAAACCAGTTCTTATGGGTTTCATTATTGGGATCGAAAAATCAATTTAACTCCGGATGATATTGCGGGAGCAAAGGCGGTGGTGCAGGAAAGTAGTAACTTACAGTTTTCTGATTGTTCAGGTGGCGCTCCTATCGATGCCATGGTACCTTTGATTTTAAACAATTGTAATATGCCTACAAAAATTAATGAGGTGGAAGGTGCTTTATCTGAAACCGTATTATACCCAAATCCGGTGAAAGAACAATTAACAATTTCGTTCCCGATTCGGGAATCTTCGGAGGTATATTTTGAGATTTATACAATAGATGGAAAGCAAATCTACCAAAGTGCAACGCAAAGACTAGATCGAGGGACACAAGAATTGTTCTGGAATACATCAAAAATATCCAAAGGAGTATATTTGGTGGATTTATGGATCAATAACCAAAAGCAAACTCTTAAATGGGTTAAATTGTAG
- a CDS encoding T9SS type A sorting domain-containing protein — translation MRLFILSICTLLLSPNIKSQSVVDIDGNVYTPIIIGHQVWLKENLKATRFSNGDSIPTEENDFIWQSLSTPAYCNSSNDTSLVADYGRLYNWFAVADTRNICPVNWHVPTKEDWIQLTDFLAPVEGKLNETGNAHWIWANGTATNSSGFTALPGGFRAGPTNSYPGEFNPVGGAAYFWTSTEDPEYLGQKAFSQYIYPNDGGVTFIPVFMQYGQSVRCIRDQLTSVNKIDQNLDVKVYPNPSLGRFQLVLPDFQNNYTIEIYTLNGTRILKQENHSIINLMDYPKQMYVLKVYYLDRVHILKVTTQ, via the coding sequence ATGCGCCTATTTATCCTTTCCATATGTACCTTATTATTAAGCCCTAATATTAAATCTCAAAGCGTAGTAGATATTGATGGTAATGTTTATACTCCTATTATAATCGGACATCAGGTATGGTTGAAAGAGAACCTAAAAGCAACAAGATTTTCAAACGGAGATAGTATTCCTACTGAAGAAAATGATTTTATCTGGCAAAGTCTAAGCACACCTGCTTATTGTAACTCTTCAAATGATACTTCTCTGGTTGCTGATTATGGAAGATTGTATAATTGGTTTGCAGTAGCTGATACCAGAAATATATGCCCGGTCAATTGGCATGTACCCACCAAAGAAGACTGGATTCAATTAACCGATTTCTTGGCTCCGGTAGAAGGAAAGTTAAATGAAACTGGAAATGCGCATTGGATTTGGGCCAATGGAACGGCAACCAATAGTAGTGGGTTTACGGCTTTGCCGGGAGGGTTTAGGGCAGGGCCTACTAATTCATATCCTGGTGAATTTAATCCTGTAGGAGGGGCAGCGTATTTTTGGACGAGTACCGAAGATCCGGAATATCTGGGACAAAAGGCATTTAGCCAATATATATATCCTAATGATGGGGGAGTAACGTTTATTCCGGTATTCATGCAATATGGACAAAGTGTACGTTGCATACGAGATCAATTAACATCTGTAAATAAAATAGATCAGAATTTAGATGTTAAGGTATATCCAAACCCATCTCTAGGAAGGTTTCAACTGGTGTTACCGGATTTTCAAAATAACTACACCATTGAGATTTATACCCTAAATGGAACCCGAATTTTAAAACAAGAAAACCATTCTATTATTAATCTTATGGATTACCCCAAGCAGATGTATGTACTCAAGGTCTATTATTTGGACAGGGTACATATATTAAAAGTTACAACTCAATAG